One window of the Amia ocellicauda isolate fAmiCal2 chromosome 18, fAmiCal2.hap1, whole genome shotgun sequence genome contains the following:
- the LOC136714006 gene encoding uncharacterized protein LOC136714006: protein MDVDMDDAAAAAAAADAAAATTTTTTTTTTAATVVAAIAAVDDTAAAVVAAAVQANTKNDKLSCRICHVSYKTSQALQEHFKGPKHYKKKQQLREPVFSGPGIHMKSLEKVLKSCTEPIVGLQYVWEFRSPSRSVPPHYQCKLCKVQLLQNEMVMHIKGWKHCYRLLKKIYPKLLTVKEEDAVKDPAVRKVVKDIAGQVEKASGRGNIRVLMKEPIDVPSFQGMVVAMKPKMSRQGAQNQGGRYQGGYPNHMYPADPGFPEFPMGMRNDDMSMRMRMRNDDLPMHMRPEDLSMSRYPEDMARGMYEDLAPQRPLSPGHGRRYPDAYPGGRRSNEREERGRREMVDFDGRPSNPMRRDYDSYRVRGPEGGAMDLSQKDGLLPRPLEKSVPATLFECLENFRIESESDAQIVLKVTQKLTDVLMEYRLRTMSGMSNSKLTSSPDKFSSSRLSGGDRYPDSSRYYD from the exons atggatgttgatatggatgatgctgctgctgccgccgccgccgccgacgcAGCTGCtgcaaccaccaccaccaccaccaccaccaccaccgctGCCACCGTCGTCGCTGCCATCGCTGctgttgatgatactgcagctgctgttgttgctgctgctgtgcagGCAAATACCAAGAATGATAAATTGTCCTGTAGG ATATGCCATGTCAGTTATAAGACGTCTCAGGCTTTACAAGAACACTTCAAGGGTCCGAAGCATTACaag AAAAAACAGCAGCTCAGAGAACCAG TATTTTCAGGTCCTGGGATTCACATGAAGTCCTTGGAGAAGGTGCTCAAAAGCTGCACTGAACCCATTGTCG GTCTGCAGTACGTGTGGGAGTTCCGCAGCCCCAGCCGGAGTGTCCCTCCACATTACCAGTGCAAGCTGTGCAAAGTGCAGCTGTTGCAGAATGAGATGGTCATGCACATCAAGGGCTGGAAACACTGCTACAGGTTGCTG AAAAAGATCTACCCTAAGCTGCTGACCGTGAAGGAGGAGGACGCCGTGAAGGACCCGGCCGTTCGCAAGGTGGTCAAAGACATTGCCGGCCAGGTGGAGAAGGCCTCAGGAAGGGGCAACATCCGG GTTTTGATGAAGGAACCTATTGATGTCCCATCTTTCCAGGGCATGG TTGTCGCAATGAAGCCCAAAATGTCCAGACAGGGTGCCCAGAACCAAG GGGGGAGATACCAGGGGGGCTACCCGAACCACATGTACCCCGCTGACCCGGGATTCCCAGAGTTTCCCATGGGGATGAGGAACGACGATATGTCcatgaggatgaggatgaggaaCGATGACCTGCCCATGCACATGCGCCCCGAGGACCTGTCCATGAGCCGCTACCCCGAAGACATGGCCAGGGGAATGTACGAGGACCTGGCCCCCCAACGGCCACTCAGCCCCGGCCACGGCCGCCGCTACCCTGACGCATACCCGGGCGGCCGGCGCTCCAatgagagggaggagaggggcaGGAGGGAGATGGTGGACTTCGATGGCAGGCCCTCCAACCCCAtgaggag GGACTATGACAGCTACAGGGTCAGAGGGCCAGAGGGCGGAGCCATGGACCTCTCTCAG AAAGATGGCCTGCTGCCCAGACCCCTGGAGAAGAGTGTCCCGGCCACACTGTTCGAGTGCCTG GAGAACTTCCGCATTGAGAGCGAGTCGGACGCGCAGATCGTGCTGAAGGTGACGCAGAAGCTGACGGATGTGCTGATGGAGTACCGGCTCAGGACCATGTCCGGG ATGAGTAACAGCAAGCTGACCTCCAGCCCTGACAAGTTCTCATCCTCCAGGTTGTCTGGGGGAGATAGATACCCAG ATTCATCCAGATACTATGACTGA